One genomic segment of Flavobacteriales bacterium includes these proteins:
- a CDS encoding dihydroorotase, translating to MEILIKSTKIVDLNSPFHNKKMDILLKDGVIKKIEKSIKPSAKCIVYDKKNQHLSPGWFDMKANFRDPGFEHKEDLESGNRCAAKGGFTAVACMPSTNPPIHTKSQVEYIKNKTASMIVQVYPVGALSDELKGKDISEMYDMHKSGAIAFSDDKLPIKESGLMIRSLQYVQGFGGLIISYPDDTSISNGGKMNESMASTSLGLKGIPSIAEEVMIERDLALIEYTQGRMHFSTISTAKSVALIKAAKKKGLKVTAEVSINNLTFDDSSIESFDSNYKVVPPLRGKKDITALLKGIKEGTIDTICSDHCPEDVEEKDKDFQDAAPGMIGLETSYPLINKALSDKTDLAEIVRIMATNPREVLGIEVPTIDINQKAELTLFDPKLKWTYAKDGIVSKSKNHPLVNSEMIGKPIAIFNRNKHTDCN from the coding sequence ATGGAGATCTTAATTAAGTCGACCAAAATAGTAGATCTCAACTCCCCATTTCATAATAAAAAGATGGATATCCTTTTAAAGGATGGAGTAATTAAAAAGATCGAAAAAAGCATTAAGCCATCTGCGAAATGCATTGTTTACGATAAGAAAAACCAACACCTCTCCCCTGGCTGGTTCGATATGAAAGCCAATTTTAGAGATCCGGGGTTTGAGCACAAAGAAGATTTAGAATCGGGTAATAGATGTGCTGCCAAAGGCGGATTTACTGCTGTGGCTTGCATGCCATCCACCAATCCACCCATCCATACAAAATCGCAAGTAGAATACATCAAGAACAAAACAGCTTCGATGATTGTTCAGGTATATCCTGTAGGAGCTCTTTCGGATGAGTTAAAAGGAAAAGACATATCGGAAATGTACGACATGCATAAATCTGGTGCAATCGCTTTTTCGGACGACAAACTACCCATCAAAGAATCAGGTTTAATGATAAGGTCTCTGCAATACGTGCAAGGTTTTGGTGGACTTATAATTTCTTATCCAGACGATACAAGTATATCCAATGGAGGAAAAATGAACGAGAGCATGGCTAGCACTAGTCTTGGACTTAAAGGAATTCCATCCATTGCAGAAGAAGTGATGATAGAAAGAGATTTAGCTCTGATTGAATATACGCAAGGACGAATGCACTTCTCTACCATCTCTACAGCAAAATCGGTTGCGTTAATTAAAGCAGCAAAAAAGAAAGGATTAAAAGTTACTGCAGAGGTTTCAATCAACAACTTAACTTTCGATGACTCAAGCATAGAATCTTTCGATAGTAACTACAAAGTTGTTCCTCCTCTTAGAGGGAAAAAGGATATTACAGCATTACTTAAGGGAATTAAAGAAGGAACAATCGACACGATCTGTTCGGATCATTGTCCGGAAGACGTAGAAGAAAAAGATAAAGACTTTCAAGATGCCGCACCTGGAATGATTGGATTAGAAACGAGTTATCCGCTAATCAATAAAGCTCTTAGCGACAAAACAGATCTAGCGGAAATCGTCAGGATTATGGCTACGAACCCAAGAGAAGTACTGGGAATTGAAGTTCCTACCATCGATATCAATCAAAAGGCTGAGCTTACCTTATTCGATCCAAAG